In a single window of the Zea mays cultivar B73 chromosome 5, Zm-B73-REFERENCE-NAM-5.0, whole genome shotgun sequence genome:
- the LOC100286381 gene encoding cycloartenol-C-24-methyltransferase 1 isoform X3, with protein sequence MYVKYHDLHGGEQESRKSNYADLANKYYDLVTGFYEYGWGDSFHFAGGYPGETSREAIKRHQHFMALQLGLKKGMKVLDVGCGIGGPLIEIARFSSTSITGLTNNDYHVSRGKEHIFSAGLSEQCCSLKGDFMNMPIADNTFDAAYAIQATCYAPEAQGVYSEVYRVLKPGQYFALDEWCLTDRFDPNNAKHLTAKAEIELGDGLPDIRTTRQCVQAMKDAGFEVIFAKDLAQDFPCPWYQTMDPNYFSWANFQCTRPGRIITRAIVNTLEFLRIAPAGSVGAYNVLTSASDGLLKGGREGIFTASFFVLGRKPLKESEIVNGGNL encoded by the exons AT GTATGTGAAGTACCACGACCTCCACGGAGGCGAACAAGAATCAAGAAAGTCAAATTACGCTGATTTG GCAAACAAGTACTATGATCTTGTCACTGGCTTCTACGAATATGGATGGGGCGACTCATTCCATTTTGCTGGCGG ATATCCGGGTGAAACTTCCCGTGAAGCCATTAAGCGGCACCAGCATTTTATGGCACTACAATTGGGGCTCAAGAAGGGTATGAAG GTTCTGGACGTGGGATGTGGAATTGGGGGACCTTTAATAGAAATTGCCAGATTCAG CTCAACTTCAATAACTGGATTGACCAACAATGACTACCATGTCTCAAGGGGCAAG GAGCACATCTTTTCAGCAGGTTTGAGTGAGCAATGCTGCTCCTTGAAG GGGGACTTCATGAATATGCCAATAGCTGATAACACCTTTGATGCGGCCTATGCAATACAGGCTACATGTTACGCACCAGAGGCA CAAGGTGTCTATAGTGAGGTCTACCGTGTGCTGAAACCTGGGCAGTATTTTGCACTGGATGAATGGTGCCTGACTGACCGATTTGATCCCAACAACGCTAAGCATTTGACCGCCAAGGCTGAGATTGAGCTTGGCGATGGCCTGCCTGACATCCGTACCACTCGCCAGTGTGTCCAAGCTATGAAAGATGCAGGATTCGAG GTCATTTTTGCAAAGGATCTTGCTCAAGATTTTCCTTGCCCATGGTACCAGACGATGGATCCTAACTACTTTTCATGGGCTAACTTCCAATGCACACGCCCAGGACGGATAATCACCCGTGCAATT GTCAATACACTAGAGTTCCTCCGTATTGCCCCAGCAGGCAGCGTGGGAGCCTACAACGTCCTAACGAGTGCCTCTGATGGCCTTCTAAAAGGTGGTCG GGAAGGTATCTTCACAGCGTCCTTCTTCGTCCTGGGCCGCAAGCCTCTCAAGGAAAGTGAAATAGTGAACGGCGGCAACCTTTGA
- the LOC100286381 gene encoding cycloartenol-C-24-methyltransferase 1 isoform X2: MQTVLPSAAARTSFDELPEPAEHNRRYVKYHDLHGGEQESRKSNYADLANKYYDLVTGFYEYGWGDSFHFAGGYPGETSREAIKRHQHFMALQLGLKKGMKVLDVGCGIGGPLIEIARFSSTSITGLTNNDYHVSRGKEHIFSAGLSEQCCSLKGDFMNMPIADNTFDAAYAIQATCYAPEAQGVYSEVYRVLKPGQYFALDEWCLTDRFDPNNAKHLTAKAEIELGDGLPDIRTTRQCVQAMKDAGFEVIFAKDLAQDFPCPWYQTMDPNYFSWANFQCTRPGRIITRAIVNTLEFLRIAPAGSVGAYNVLTSASDGLLKGGREGIFTASFFVLGRKPLKESEIVNGGNL, encoded by the exons ATGCAGACGGTGCTTCCTTCCGCGGCCGCACGCACGTCGTTCGACGAATTGCCGGAGCCAGCTGAACATAACCGAAG GTATGTGAAGTACCACGACCTCCACGGAGGCGAACAAGAATCAAGAAAGTCAAATTACGCTGATTTG GCAAACAAGTACTATGATCTTGTCACTGGCTTCTACGAATATGGATGGGGCGACTCATTCCATTTTGCTGGCGG ATATCCGGGTGAAACTTCCCGTGAAGCCATTAAGCGGCACCAGCATTTTATGGCACTACAATTGGGGCTCAAGAAGGGTATGAAG GTTCTGGACGTGGGATGTGGAATTGGGGGACCTTTAATAGAAATTGCCAGATTCAG CTCAACTTCAATAACTGGATTGACCAACAATGACTACCATGTCTCAAGGGGCAAG GAGCACATCTTTTCAGCAGGTTTGAGTGAGCAATGCTGCTCCTTGAAG GGGGACTTCATGAATATGCCAATAGCTGATAACACCTTTGATGCGGCCTATGCAATACAGGCTACATGTTACGCACCAGAGGCA CAAGGTGTCTATAGTGAGGTCTACCGTGTGCTGAAACCTGGGCAGTATTTTGCACTGGATGAATGGTGCCTGACTGACCGATTTGATCCCAACAACGCTAAGCATTTGACCGCCAAGGCTGAGATTGAGCTTGGCGATGGCCTGCCTGACATCCGTACCACTCGCCAGTGTGTCCAAGCTATGAAAGATGCAGGATTCGAG GTCATTTTTGCAAAGGATCTTGCTCAAGATTTTCCTTGCCCATGGTACCAGACGATGGATCCTAACTACTTTTCATGGGCTAACTTCCAATGCACACGCCCAGGACGGATAATCACCCGTGCAATT GTCAATACACTAGAGTTCCTCCGTATTGCCCCAGCAGGCAGCGTGGGAGCCTACAACGTCCTAACGAGTGCCTCTGATGGCCTTCTAAAAGGTGGTCG GGAAGGTATCTTCACAGCGTCCTTCTTCGTCCTGGGCCGCAAGCCTCTCAAGGAAAGTGAAATAGTGAACGGCGGCAACCTTTGA
- the LOC100286381 gene encoding cycloartenol-C-24-methyltransferase 1 isoform X1 has translation MTKSGALQLARSTGGSLSKDQVKSAVDQYVKYHDLHGGEQESRKSNYADLANKYYDLVTGFYEYGWGDSFHFAGGYPGETSREAIKRHQHFMALQLGLKKGMKVLDVGCGIGGPLIEIARFSSTSITGLTNNDYHVSRGKEHIFSAGLSEQCCSLKGDFMNMPIADNTFDAAYAIQATCYAPEAQGVYSEVYRVLKPGQYFALDEWCLTDRFDPNNAKHLTAKAEIELGDGLPDIRTTRQCVQAMKDAGFEVIFAKDLAQDFPCPWYQTMDPNYFSWANFQCTRPGRIITRAIVNTLEFLRIAPAGSVGAYNVLTSASDGLLKGGREGIFTASFFVLGRKPLKESEIVNGGNL, from the exons ATGACGAAGTCAGGGGCGCTACAACTTGCTCGGAGCACCGGAGGGTCGCTTAGCAAGGACCAAGTCAAATCCGCCGTTGATCA GTATGTGAAGTACCACGACCTCCACGGAGGCGAACAAGAATCAAGAAAGTCAAATTACGCTGATTTG GCAAACAAGTACTATGATCTTGTCACTGGCTTCTACGAATATGGATGGGGCGACTCATTCCATTTTGCTGGCGG ATATCCGGGTGAAACTTCCCGTGAAGCCATTAAGCGGCACCAGCATTTTATGGCACTACAATTGGGGCTCAAGAAGGGTATGAAG GTTCTGGACGTGGGATGTGGAATTGGGGGACCTTTAATAGAAATTGCCAGATTCAG CTCAACTTCAATAACTGGATTGACCAACAATGACTACCATGTCTCAAGGGGCAAG GAGCACATCTTTTCAGCAGGTTTGAGTGAGCAATGCTGCTCCTTGAAG GGGGACTTCATGAATATGCCAATAGCTGATAACACCTTTGATGCGGCCTATGCAATACAGGCTACATGTTACGCACCAGAGGCA CAAGGTGTCTATAGTGAGGTCTACCGTGTGCTGAAACCTGGGCAGTATTTTGCACTGGATGAATGGTGCCTGACTGACCGATTTGATCCCAACAACGCTAAGCATTTGACCGCCAAGGCTGAGATTGAGCTTGGCGATGGCCTGCCTGACATCCGTACCACTCGCCAGTGTGTCCAAGCTATGAAAGATGCAGGATTCGAG GTCATTTTTGCAAAGGATCTTGCTCAAGATTTTCCTTGCCCATGGTACCAGACGATGGATCCTAACTACTTTTCATGGGCTAACTTCCAATGCACACGCCCAGGACGGATAATCACCCGTGCAATT GTCAATACACTAGAGTTCCTCCGTATTGCCCCAGCAGGCAGCGTGGGAGCCTACAACGTCCTAACGAGTGCCTCTGATGGCCTTCTAAAAGGTGGTCG GGAAGGTATCTTCACAGCGTCCTTCTTCGTCCTGGGCCGCAAGCCTCTCAAGGAAAGTGAAATAGTGAACGGCGGCAACCTTTGA
- the LOC107603301 gene encoding Blue copper protein-like precursor yields MAAMGMKKGVLMLALGLAMAVTSSAVVYKVGDASGWTILGNVNYTDWTSKQNFRVGDTIEFTYPPGIHNVLEVNKADYHSCTNSTPIATHTSGDDKIVIKSPGHRFFICGVPGHCAAGQKLSIRVLKTRSSDAPSPAPAARSASAASPSPSGSTSTDPSGAGASASPPASSTDSTPDATTTTAPAPDANGAGVSAGHRAVVAAMALAAAASMAMLY; encoded by the exons ATGGCGGCCATGGGCATGAAGAAGGGTGTGCTGATGCTGGCTCTCGGGCTCGCGATGGCCGTTACCTCGTCGGCCGTCGTCTACAAGGTCGGCGACGCCTCTGGGTGGACGATCCTCGGCAACGTCAACTACACCGACTGGACTTCCAAGCAGAACTTCCGTGTCGGAGACACCATAG AGTTCACGTACCCCCCGGGCATCCACAACGTGCTGGAGGTGAACAAGGCCGACTACCACAGCTGCACCAACTCCACGCCGATCGCCACGCACACCTCCGGCGACGACAAGATCGTCATCAAGAGCCCCGGCCACCGCTTCTTCATCTGCGGCGTGCCCGGCCACTGCGCCGCGGGACAGAAGCTCAGCATCCGCGTCCTCAAGACGCGCTCCTCTGACGCCCCTTCCCCTGCGCCCGCCGCGCGCTCAGCCTCGGCGGCGTCGCCCAGCCCCAGCGGCAGCACCAGCACCGATCCGAGCGGCGCCGGCGCCTCGGCGTCGCCGCCTGCGTCGTCCACGGACAGCACGCCCGACGCGACGACCACCACCGCGCCCGCGCCCGACGCCAATGGCGCGGGGGTCAGTGCAGGCCACCGGGCCGTCGTCGCTGCCATGGCACTGGCGGCGGCCGCCTCCATGGCGATGCTGTACTAG
- the LOC100286381 gene encoding cycloartenol-C-24-methyltransferase 1 codes for MTKSGALQLARSTGGSLSKDQVKSAVDQYVKYHDLHGGEQESRKSNYADLANKYYDLVTGFYEYGWGDSFHFAGGPILPCLYFRYPGETSREAIKRHQHFMALQLGLKKGMKVLDVGCGIGGPLIEIARFSSTSITGLTNNDYHVSRGKEHIFSAGLSEQCCSLKGDFMNMPIADNTFDAAYAIQATCYAPEAQGVYSEVYRVLKPGQYFALDEWCLTDRFDPNNAKHLTAKAEIELGDGLPDIRTTRQCVQAMKDAGFEVIFAKDLAQDFPCPWYQTMDPNYFSWANFQCTRPGRIITRAIVNTLEFLRIAPAGSVGAYNVLTSASDGLLKGGREGIFTASFFVLGRKPLKESEIVNGGNL; via the exons ATGACGAAGTCAGGGGCGCTACAACTTGCTCGGAGCACCGGAGGGTCGCTTAGCAAGGACCAAGTCAAATCCGCCGTTGATCA GTATGTGAAGTACCACGACCTCCACGGAGGCGAACAAGAATCAAGAAAGTCAAATTACGCTGATTTG GCAAACAAGTACTATGATCTTGTCACTGGCTTCTACGAATATGGATGGGGCGACTCATTCCATTTTGCTGGCGG TCCCATACTCCCATGCTTGTATTTCAGATATCCGGGTGAAACTTCCCGTGAAGCCATTAAGCGGCACCAGCATTTTATGGCACTACAATTGGGGCTCAAGAAGGGTATGAAG GTTCTGGACGTGGGATGTGGAATTGGGGGACCTTTAATAGAAATTGCCAGATTCAG CTCAACTTCAATAACTGGATTGACCAACAATGACTACCATGTCTCAAGGGGCAAG GAGCACATCTTTTCAGCAGGTTTGAGTGAGCAATGCTGCTCCTTGAAG GGGGACTTCATGAATATGCCAATAGCTGATAACACCTTTGATGCGGCCTATGCAATACAGGCTACATGTTACGCACCAGAGGCA CAAGGTGTCTATAGTGAGGTCTACCGTGTGCTGAAACCTGGGCAGTATTTTGCACTGGATGAATGGTGCCTGACTGACCGATTTGATCCCAACAACGCTAAGCATTTGACCGCCAAGGCTGAGATTGAGCTTGGCGATGGCCTGCCTGACATCCGTACCACTCGCCAGTGTGTCCAAGCTATGAAAGATGCAGGATTCGAG GTCATTTTTGCAAAGGATCTTGCTCAAGATTTTCCTTGCCCATGGTACCAGACGATGGATCCTAACTACTTTTCATGGGCTAACTTCCAATGCACACGCCCAGGACGGATAATCACCCGTGCAATT GTCAATACACTAGAGTTCCTCCGTATTGCCCCAGCAGGCAGCGTGGGAGCCTACAACGTCCTAACGAGTGCCTCTGATGGCCTTCTAAAAGGTGGTCG GGAAGGTATCTTCACAGCGTCCTTCTTCGTCCTGGGCCGCAAGCCTCTCAAGGAAAGTGAAATAGTGAACGGCGGCAACCTTTGA